The region tattttgaaaaatttaccCTTTCTTTTACCATATTTTTTGACTCTATCAGTACTCTACATGTAAAACAAATGATCCTAACAAACTCAAACAATGCGTTAAATTGTGCTTTGCTTATTtgcttatgtattttttttggcatttatcAAAGAATTAAATAGACACCATCcaacaacatttatttttttggcatgaGATACAACCCTACGTACGTACAACTGAAGggtaaaacatttttcatttcttatgGGTACTTAATTTCTTTCCAATTTTGTTTGAAAGTACAACTCGCAGTTGGTTTTTCAACCCTAAACTCATCATGGTAAGATGTTGCAATCGTTGATGATAGCTTCCTCATGAGCATATTTCAATCaaacaattaatccacaaagaGTAGAATTTCCTTCAAAAGTGTACGTGTTAGATAAAAGAATTTCAATTCAGTCTTTTTAAACTTCCATGTgtctttaaaacataaaaatatatagttaTCAGAATCAcgtgttttattaaaaatataaatgaaaataatatacttaagaaaaaaagtgcCAATTTAATAaagtgaattaaaaaaaaatcaagttgaCTAGCACAAGAAAgaaaggacagaaatttcctacaaaccggtttgtaggaaatttcatacaatcacatataagattaacatgtgtctcttggcatgtgagaaacacatgttattttaatagcatatgcttctctcattcttatatgtgagttatatgaaattttcaacaaaccgatttataattaatttttattccacGAAAATTGTTTTAATTCTTATTCTCGCCCCCAATTCTAGATTGGGCTTCATCGTGGAAATGTAGTTTGGGTCTTAAAGATATGAAAGGTGGGCCTTTAACTCTTTCATTTTCACTAACCTTTGTCACATGCGCTGGATGTGAAAaattttaggcattaaataggaattaaaaaaaaaaaaaaaaaactgcggTACACAAatcacacccaaaaaaaaaaaaaaaaaatgttgatccaaataaatttatataatttattcattaaGTTATAAacctatataaaaaataatttttggattttgtttagtgaaatgcaaaaagaaaatgtattagGGCGCGCATGAGAATTCACCctccaccctttttttttttttttcctaattttgtCTATTAAATCGATCTCTTTAGTTTAGTGTAAACTTTATGTACGTGCAAGGTACTGAAACGGCCTATTTGCTTCCATGCATGTTTACTGTTGCAGATGTGGCCATCTTTGATAGCCAAGGCCAAAGCAGGAGGACTAGATGCCATCGACACCTATGTGTTTTGGAACCTTCACGAACCCCAGCTTGGACAGGTCTCTCTCTATATCATATATATGCTAATGCCCAGCTAGAAAcgaaatcactttttttttttttttatcagagtCTAAAGTATGAATAAGGaatcaaacttaatttttaagctcctaaaaattaaaaaatatgagagGATCATTGCCCCGATCCTTGGTTACAGCGTCCCTCATGTAATCGATCTGTCCCGTTCtctaatttttatatttctttggCAGTTTGATTTCAGTGGAAGACGTGACATTGTTAGGTTCATCAAGGAAGTCCAAGCACAAGGCCTATATTTGTGCCTTAGAATTGGACCCTTCATTGAGGCCGAATGGAATTACGGGTAAAAATCACTTTGTATTGATGCTTTCACCAAAATGGAGTAATTACGTTAGAAatcgtatttttattttattattattcatcacgTTGACGTGCCGTGCCAATGACAATCAACCTCGTTTAATTAAAAGCTGATTAGCATTATCACGTCGTGaatgtaatttctaacatttctatatatatttctttctttttcatgttaCACATACTTGTTTTACTATGGCGGTGCAGGGGTCTACCAATATGGTTGCGCGATGTCCAAGGCATTGTTTTTCGATCCGATAATGAACCTTTCAAGGTATTGATTATTGATTGAACATTTGAACTAGCTAGTTGTATGATACATGCCCCCAAAGACATGATCGGttatattatactatatacTTTTAACATGTCAttgttttataataaaataaaatatgtgaaAGAAGAGCGGaagtaaaaagagaaagagagacaatAATTTTGGGGTGTTTTCAGCCTTAGAAGCCTACGTTCACCGTTGGGAAGAGTGCCCTATAGGACTATTTATTGCTCttattgatttgattaaaattgTTTTACAAATGACCCTACTTACTTAGAGTCATGATTCCAATGGCAAAATAACGCGAACACGGATGTTTCATTAGATAAAGCAAACACAGTAAGCATTGGACAGAGTTTCACTAAACAGGGTTGGAGACTTGGAGTACTATTAAAAATGTCATGTGCATTGACAAAaccatgactttttttttttttctttttttttttgtgtggagaGTTCGAATAtaggtaaataaataaatacatagatATAAAGAGTAGTAGAGTAGATTTATCTACCTATCTAGGAGTGAAAAAGTTATCATTGACGGGGCCATGgtatagaaaataatatttctacgaggattttaaaaatttttggGGTTATCAAAGACCCCCAACTACTAAGGCAAGCCTGCCCCTTGGCCACGTGTCTCTTAAACATGTGAAAATCATATGCTTTTTAATAGTAAGAAcaattttggaagaaattttattaaaaaaacatgtgtttcttacGTGTTAAGGGACACGTGACATTTTTATAAACTCGGTTGGAGGAAGTCTTTGTCTTTAAATAGTACTTATTAAAACAATCCAAAGAAAGTGCGTGCTAGTCACATTTGCATTAGCACTCTAAAGTAACTAATCAATTGTCACAATTGAAACTCCtttaaaattgtttataaagcttaatcttataaaataagAAACTAACATGAAACTTAGCATCCGTACCGTGTCATTGCTACTGCTAACACCATTCTCATTTTATCAATGGCAGTATCACATGGGGAGATTTGTGACCAAGCTAGTAGAGATGATGATATCGGAACGCCTATACGCTTCGCAGGGAGGGCCAATTATTCTGTCACAAGTATAGTTCATAAACCAATATTACTTGCAACCCTTCGCTAGCTGCTAATATTTTCATATGACCAAAAGTTGTTTGTGTGTAGATCGAAAACGAGTACGGAACCATAGAGGGAGCTTTTCACGAGAATGGCCCGCCTTATGTTCGTTGGGCTGCAAGTTTAGCTGTGGGACTTCGAACTGGTGTGCCTTGGGTGATGTGTAAGCAAGACGATGCTCCTGATCCAGTGGTCAGTCACCTTCTCTCGTAGAATGAATAAAGAAcatgaaattgtttttttttttccttttatttgcTCATGAACAGAGTCAACAGACTTTGTTATGTTATATGAGTTGCTTTTAGCTTAATTCAGTTTTATCATACCGATCTTAAAGCCATGCAATTTGCAGATCAATACATGCAATGGGAGAAGATGTGGAGAAACATTTGCAGGGCCCAACTCGCCAAATAAGCCATCAATGTGGACAGAGAACTGGACGAGTTTGTATGTTTACTTCGAATGCTTAATATATATGCTCTTTCTTAAATAATTCCAAGTAAACCCTTCACATGTTGCAGTTGAAACGGCTGTTCCAAAAAACAGTCCTCATCTTTGCCATCTGAAAATAACTTTTTCCTTGGTTGTAAATAAGCAATCTGAAAATAACTTTTTCATTTCTATATATTGTGGCACATAATCATATGTTTGATTATGTCATTTTGCaaatgattttattaaaaaagagcTTTTACCCATCTAAtgtctttgatttgttttgaaGTTATCAAGTATATGGTGAAACACCAGACAGGAGATCAGCAGAAGACATAGCATTTCATACTGCACTGTTCATTGCAAGGAACGGAAGCTATGTAAATTACTATATGGTATGATAATCTCTCGTGATTATCTTAAATTCATCATGAAATAGAATTCTCCTAATATTTCAAGGTTCTTATAGGCAAATTTACAAGGATAAAAGCTCAAGTTATTTTCCATCAGTATATCACTGTCTTTTACTTGTAATGGTTATGTTATGTAGTATGGTAATCCTAAATTGAAATTTAGTTGAATCCAACATTATAACATCTCTCCTAACATTATGGTTCCTTTCTAGTATCATGGAGGAACCAATTTTGAAAGAACAACCGCTGAATATATGCTGACAAGCTACTATGATCAAGCCCCTCTCGATGAATATGGTATACTACTGTATCTTATACACACTTTTACTGTAGTACATAAATGCATATTAAAGTTAACctctttatttgaaaatttcagGTTTGATTAGGCAACCAAAGTGGGGTCACCTTAAGGAATTACATGCTTCAATAAAGTTGTGCTTAAAGCCTTTACTTTATGGAGAACACACTACTTTCCCTTTGGGTCAACTACAGCAAGTGAGAACATTATCACTGAATTCCTAAGTCTTCGTTTCATGTTAATTAACTAATTTGTTTTGAGTAACATATATAAATGGGATTTCTAAAGAATCTTTTGTTGTAGGCCTATGTCTTTAAAGGGAATTCAGAAGAATGTGCTGCATTTCTTGTAAACAATGACCCGCGAAGAAATGCCAGAGTCTTTTTTGAGAATTCATCATATGAATTGCCTCCAAAGTCAATTAGCATCCTACCAGACTGCAAGATTGAAGCCTTCAACACTGCAAAGGTTCATATAACATCTATACATGCAAATATATAGCTTTACCTCCCTGAATTTATGTTCTGCAAAAGTTATAGTGAAAAAATGACTAAAGATATTCTTCATCAGTTATGAATTGACTTATGAAATTAAATCAAGTTCAAATAACCTATGTTTCAATTTGCTAATTGAACAGGTAAGCACACAATTTGGGACAAGATCAATGAAATCAGACCAAAAGTTTGATTTACCTGATGTATGGGAAGAATATAAGGAAGCTATCCCTAACTTCAATGAAACTTCATTGAGAGAAAGTGTGTTACTGGAGCAGATGAGTACAACAAAAGATACAACTGATTATCTTTGGTATACTTTCAGGTAATTACCAGCTAATTAAGTAGTTTAAACACTCGGGGACATGAAAGTTGGCTGTATTTAGACTACGTCTTCATCTATACAGAACTTTGCCTTTTCATTTAGTTTTCTTGTTAAGTTCGTCAACTATGTTCTTTGTTCTATGTATATGTAGTTTTCAGCATGATTCCTGGGACACCGGATCTATACTCAAAGTGGACTCCCTTGGACATGTTTTGTATGGATTTGTTAATGGAGAATTTGTAGGTAAGCTTTTAAATCTCCTTCAATTCTTTAATGATGgttaaaaaaatggatgatCATAAGTACATGCTGATGTTTGTTTATGATAACATTAACTTATGCATCTGTcgatatatattttaacagaaATGCTTTTGAATCTTGACACACAAATAAGTACACTTTATGTCCGCAccctttttaagtttttggaaGAGACAAGGTTTAACTTTAACTAGtacaatttcttcttcttcttttttgacgTCAAACCTCACTGAGGTAGAGCCCTTCGAACCCGCCCCTAGCTAGGAAGTAAACTCCGGATACACGACCCCACCTGCCAGAACTATGTTTTAGGTAATTCAGGGGAACTCTTAGTGTGGAATGACCCAAGATGTCTGAATCTACGGTTCATTCCAAGCTCGCCCTTTGACCACTAGGCTGCACCCTAACGGGTAAAAACTAGTACAACTgatacacacatacacacagaATTTCCTTTGTGACTGATTCAAACCGGATTGAAGGTCGTGTTGTAAGTTAGCATAATAAGGAATGTCCCTATAATTGTTGGTCTCCTTGATTTTTGTTGAGGCTTTAAGAGATTGGACCCAATAGTGTTGCAAGAAGCGTGGGCTTTCCTTCTGCCTTCATTAAATCTCAACAGTACAAAAACAGAGAGAAGCCATGTTGCTGTCTATTTTGATAGCTCTTTTATATGCAATCCTTTACTGTCTGAATGGCATGATTCGGCAACAAAAATTGTCCAAGTAATTTTGTCATGATCCTCCTCTTTCCCCAGAAACCTTCCTTTTGTTATTGCTTTATTTGCTttatctcttcattattgttGACTTTACCGTATTTGTCTTTAGGATCTGCACACGGAAGTTTCCACAATGGAAGTTTTACCCTGGAGAAAAATGTTTCTTTCAATAATGGGACGAACTATGTATCTTTACTTAGTGTAATGGTTGGATTACCGGTTAGTTTCAATCTTCtatctctcattttcttcatatatTTTGATGCACTAATACAAGGGAAGCAGTTACTTCATGCCATAATCATTTGTCTGTTAAACTGCCTCCCAATGACTTACAAATTGGACTTTCTCATGGTTGAAGAAGAACGATGAGCACTAGGCTCTTGCTCAGTACTTTGATCCTAGGAGGACAAACTTGTTTGGAGGTGGCATGTCCTATGTACAACACCCTATTCTCATATTGAAAAGATACTTAGTTTACATAGAGCGAATAAATTATAAAGGAattcatgagtgctaagtctctATGTAAGACATGGCTTTATAAGCAATTAATATTAAGGAGCTTTAATTGCAACTTAACTAGTTCTTTTAGAACGATAGCGTATATTTGACTAGCGTTGTTCCGGCATCGTTACATTGTCGGCCTCAACAAGACATGACATGGCCAAAGGGTGGTTGGGAGTACTGTCtgaaattgtttttaatttcatatttacaAGCAAGGTCTTCAGTCTCTAGAATTGTTTTTAGAACGATGATGTGGTATTTACAAACAAGTATACATTTTAAGAAGCGACTTATATTTGTGGCAAAAGGATTCAGGACCATTACTTGAGAGTAGGGTTGCTGGATTACGTCGAGTGAGTATTCAAGACAAAGAAGATTTCAAAGACTTCACCAACTATGCATGGGGATATCAGGTGAGTGTCTTATGCTCACCAActgcttattttatttcaatatgtAAAGCTTTTAATTTGCTAGTGTTCATGTTACTCTTTCTACTTGCCTTCAGAAATCTTCTTCCCACAAATTTCCCAATTATGCTATACATGGATTATtcaagattattattattattattattattttcaatagaTTTGTTTTAAATGATTCTGATCCTAATTATTTACGGGATTTTGTCAAAGTTACAATGAGCTACAGGTATATAATTAAATCATTTCAATAGAAATAACAAGTTTGTGTTGATGTTTCAAGACTCAATCAGGCTAATTAACATTAAaattgcaacaaaaaaaaaattatatattttttttttctgagtgAAATTGTGAATTTTACATGATTTTCTATGAATTTTTGGCTCTGCCACTGTTGAAATGGGAGGCGAATTACGAACTCAGGATTTTTTCTcttatatcatgttaaatcacaaattGTCCGAAAAACTCAAGCaaataagaaaaatgtaaatttaattatttaattaataatctaaCAATCTTAAACTAATTCCATGCAATATTTTCATGAAGGTTGGATTGTTAGGagaaaatttacaaatttacaCAGAAAATGGATCAAGTAATGCTCAATGGAGTAAGTTTGGGAGCTCTAGTCATGAACCACTTACATGGTATAAGGTAAAAATATTCTGCTAATTATGCGTTGTTATGCTAATTCTTGCTAGAACTTGGgacatatatatacttaatcaGCACTAATTATTTGTCGTGGGTTTGTAGACTCAATTTGATGCACCTGGAGGAGAAGACCCTGTTGCATTAAACCTTGGTTCCATGGGAAAGGGTGAAGCTTGGGTCAATGGACAGAGTATTGGACGATATTGGGTCTCATTCCATACCTATAATGACAGTCCTTCACAAACATGGTATCCATACAAAGTCAGACCTTACATTTGttgctctttctttctttttctttttctttttctttttttctttttttcttttcttttttaatatatgtataagtaaattcaatctcattagaaaAGCGTAGAGTGGCACAATTTTagtacacgggaagtatacaagagaatccTCTAATCATAAGAAAAATATGagcaaaagttcaaaaaaatcagaaaaactagaagaagagaaaagaaaaaacaaaaacaaaaggctaTGATGTGTTGTTAAGGTTCGAATTCTCTTCGGTGCAAATAATTTCTTGGGGCCAATCCGTTGACGAAACTAGAATATTACCCGATCTGCGTGGAGGGGACGCTTTGCATATGTCCTGAATACACAAAGTGGCCGGCCCTGCTTTGAAGGGATTCATCgtcttcaaaaaaaacaaaaaaaagaagctatgaTGTGTTGCTATATATCCAAGTATATAAAGCAGTGAACATAGTCATTTCCAGCTCTACCACCGAAATTTCTATATCTTCAAAGCTCCAAGTCACATTTTTTGCTTTTGCATGAACATTTCTTGAATGATTCATGGTTGCTAAATTAGATTTGACTAatgatttttcttaaattaccaattatctcaaaagtttaaaccgGTAGGAAATgtataatttaatcatttaactaatattttttaCCTTTGCCTTTTAGGTACAATTTACCTCGATCCTTCCTTAAGCCCACCGGAAATCTTTTAGTTctattagaagaagaaaatggaaaccCACTTGATGTTTCCATAGACACTGTTTCAATAGGAAATGTGTGTGGGAAAGTGGGTCGTTCACACCCACCCCGACTGGTTTCATGGGCGGGGGGACGAAACCAAACTAGACCCAATAACGGGAAGAAGCACGGCAGAAGGCCTAAAGTACAGCTTCGATGTCCTCCAGGAAGGAGCATTTCCAGGATCTTATTCGCAAGTTATGGAGACCCTTTTGGTGATTGTCAAAGCTA is a window of Alnus glutinosa chromosome 4, dhAlnGlut1.1, whole genome shotgun sequence DNA encoding:
- the LOC133865615 gene encoding beta-galactosidase 16-like; the protein is MVWLCWFALLWAALGTTHASNVTYDGRSLIIDGQHTILFSGSIHYPRSTPEMWPSLIAKAKAGGLDAIDTYVFWNLHEPQLGQFDFSGRRDIVRFIKEVQAQGLYLCLRIGPFIEAEWNYGGLPIWLRDVQGIVFRSDNEPFKYHMGRFVTKLVEMMISERLYASQGGPIILSQIENEYGTIEGAFHENGPPYVRWAASLAVGLRTGVPWVMCKQDDAPDPVINTCNGRRCGETFAGPNSPNKPSMWTENWTSFYQVYGETPDRRSAEDIAFHTALFIARNGSYVNYYMYHGGTNFERTTAEYMLTSYYDQAPLDEYGLIRQPKWGHLKELHASIKLCLKPLLYGEHTTFPLGQLQQAYVFKGNSEECAAFLVNNDPRRNARVFFENSSYELPPKSISILPDCKIEAFNTAKVSTQFGTRSMKSDQKFDLPDVWEEYKEAIPNFNETSLRESVLLEQMSTTKDTTDYLWYTFSFQHDSWDTGSILKVDSLGHVLYGFVNGEFVGSAHGSFHNGSFTLEKNVSFNNGTNYVSLLSVMVGLPDSGPLLESRVAGLRRVSIQDKEDFKDFTNYAWGYQVGLLGENLQIYTENGSSNAQWSKFGSSSHEPLTWYKTQFDAPGGEDPVALNLGSMGKGEAWVNGQSIGRYWVSFHTYNDSPSQTWYNLPRSFLKPTGNLLVLLEEENGNPLDVSIDTVSIGNVCGKVGRSHPPRLVSWAGGRNQTRPNNGKKHGRRPKVQLRCPPGRSISRILFASYGDPFGDCQSYAMGSCHSSNSSAIAEMACIGKSTCTIPVASSNFGGDPCPGIDKTLLVDAECA